The window CAATTCGATGTGTTCGCAGAGGCGATTCAGCGCAGCTGATGAAGTCAGGCGATTGCCGCATTGCAGCGAATACCAGCTCCGACGCCATCCGTTACTTGCTTCCGGATCGGTTTGAATGTTGCGGTGCCGCAGACATTCTTGCATGCGCGACATTTGTATACGTTGACTTTAACTATCTCTGAACATTACGTTACCGACACTTAGATGGATTCTACTTTCAGCGCGCATATGGCGCGTCCGACATGGTGTCCCCCGGAGGGGCCGTGATCTCGAAGGAGAACCAGCCATGAACATGGAACTCTCGCGACGTCAATTTATGAAAAGCGCCGGTGGGGGGCTTGCGGGCACCACACTCGGAGCTCTCGGGTTCGGCGGGATCGAAGCGGCCCTTGCGGCGTCGATCCGTCCTTTCAAGCTGACCGGCGTTACGGAAACCCGCAACACCTGCACTTACTGCGCCGTTGGTTGCGGCATCATCATCTACTCCAAGGGCAGCCTTGCGAAGGGTGAACGGGCCGATATCATCCACGTCGAAGGTGATGCCGATCACCCGACCAACCGGGGCACGCTCTGCCCGAAGGGTGCTGCGCTGCTCGACATGGTGCAGGCGGAGACTCGCCTGAAGTATCCGATGCTTCGCAAGCCTGGATCGGACAAGTTCGAACAGGTCTCCTGGGACGTGGCGCTCGATCGCATCGCGCGGTTGATGAAAGATGATCGAGACAAGAACTTCGTCGCCAGAAATAGCGACGGCGTTACGGTCAATCGGTGGCTGACCACCGGGTTCCTCGCCGCCTCGGCAACGACCAACGAAACAGCGTGGTCGACCTACAAGGTTGTTCGCAGCGCAGGGATGCTGGTATTCGATAATCAGGCGCGCGTTTGACACGGCCCCACGGTAGCCAGTCTGGCTCCAACATTTGGCCGCGGCGCGATGACGAATTCGTGGACCGATA is drawn from Nitrobacteraceae bacterium AZCC 2146 and contains these coding sequences:
- a CDS encoding formate dehydrogenase major subunit (product_source=KO:K00123; cath_funfam=2.20.25.90; cog=COG0243; ko=KO:K00123; pfam=PF00384,PF04879,PF10518; superfamily=53706; transmembrane_helix_parts=Inside_1_12,TMhelix_13_35,Outside_36_199); its protein translation is MNMELSRRQFMKSAGGGLAGTTLGALGFGGIEAALAASIRPFKLTGVTETRNTCTYCAVGCGIIIYSKGSLAKGERADIIHVEGDADHPTNRGTLCPKGAALLDMVQAETRLKYPMLRKPGSDKFEQVSWDVALDRIARLMKDDRDKNFVARNSDGVTVNRWLTTGFLAASATTNETAWSTYKVVRSAGMLVFDNQARV